From one Haloarcula halobia genomic stretch:
- a CDS encoding glycosyltransferase family 2 protein produces MQTRVSVVITTYNRPELLPRAIESVLEQTFTDLECIVVDDCSPTLKAKEIIGSYDDDRLQYTRHTENQGLSAARNTGIDMAQGDYVAFLDDDDEWLPGKLEKQYELFQQLDDEYALVYCWMDYRRNGDSELLFEYQPTYRGNIFPHTLDRQPIGAGSTLLIRKPIAKLIQFDESLSRGIDGDFVRRLCREYKVDFVPDALVNYYVDHGRTRITRDDEEGIRNAIEGKQTKLHKFGDELSDYPAQKARIYSNLGKCYGQVGDNVNCVHYHIKAIKTHPWDITLYKNIFRTARQRVC; encoded by the coding sequence ATGCAAACCCGAGTCTCAGTCGTGATTACTACTTACAATCGACCTGAACTACTCCCGAGGGCTATTGAGAGTGTTCTAGAACAGACATTCACTGACTTAGAGTGTATAGTCGTAGATGATTGTTCACCCACACTCAAAGCCAAGGAAATTATAGGGTCGTATGATGACGACCGTTTGCAGTACACGCGACATACAGAAAACCAAGGTCTCTCCGCAGCCAGAAATACGGGTATTGATATGGCGCAGGGTGACTACGTGGCATTTCTTGACGACGACGATGAATGGTTACCGGGAAAATTAGAGAAACAGTACGAACTTTTTCAGCAACTGGATGACGAATATGCGCTGGTCTACTGCTGGATGGACTACCGACGAAACGGAGACAGCGAACTATTGTTTGAGTACCAACCCACTTATCGAGGAAATATATTTCCGCATACACTTGATCGTCAACCGATAGGGGCTGGGTCAACTTTGCTAATCAGGAAGCCAATAGCAAAGTTAATCCAGTTTGACGAATCGTTATCGCGTGGAATTGACGGGGATTTCGTTCGGAGATTGTGCCGAGAGTACAAAGTTGATTTTGTTCCTGATGCTCTTGTCAATTACTATGTCGACCATGGTAGAACACGGATTACACGGGACGATGAAGAAGGAATCCGAAATGCAATTGAAGGGAAACAGACAAAACTGCACAAGTTCGGAGACGAATTAAGTGACTATCCTGCTCAAAAAGCGAGAATCTATTCGAATCTGGGGAAGTGCTATGGTCAAGTTGGAGATAATGTAAATTGCGTTCATTATCATATAAAAGCAATAAAAACTCACCCTTGGGATATTACTTTGTATAAAAATATCTTTCGAACCGCACGTCAGCGTGTCTGTTAG
- a CDS encoding dTDP-4-dehydrorhamnose 3,5-epimerase family protein: MIHDVETKKVQINADERGFLAEIWRSDWDIYANEGSPEMSYVSESYPGIIRAWHRHCEGQIDHFVVPHGKVKVGIYDNRDESPTQGELNTFIIGNGNMELIRVPGDCWHGFKTLVTRDTLINFPTNLYDYEDPDEERLPYDTDQIPLDWEESPHK; encoded by the coding sequence ATGATACACGACGTCGAGACAAAAAAAGTTCAAATAAACGCAGACGAGCGAGGGTTTCTCGCTGAGATATGGCGTTCCGATTGGGATATATACGCAAATGAAGGCAGTCCTGAAATGTCCTACGTCTCGGAATCTTATCCCGGGATTATCAGAGCTTGGCATCGACATTGTGAGGGACAAATAGATCATTTTGTGGTTCCCCACGGAAAAGTGAAAGTTGGCATTTACGATAACCGGGATGAATCTCCTACGCAAGGCGAACTTAATACTTTCATAATCGGTAATGGGAATATGGAACTCATCCGAGTTCCCGGAGACTGCTGGCATGGGTTTAAGACGCTGGTGACGAGAGACACTCTGATAAACTTCCCTACGAATCTATACGACTACGAGGATCCCGATGAAGAGCGGCTTCCCTATGATACGGACCAAATTCCACTTGATTGGGAGGAGTCTCCACACAAGTAA
- a CDS encoding glucose-1-phosphate thymidylyltransferase, with protein sequence MKGLILSGGTGTRLRPITHTGPKQLIPVANKPVIEYAIKDLKAAGITDIGIVLGNKGRDEIKQLLGDGSDYGVKITYIIQGNPLGLAHAVGVAEDFVDGDDFVVYLGDNILKEGINDLVEGFRKNRYTAGIALQTVDNPQEFGVANLDQDNNVKELVEKPDNPPSKFALIGIYLFSPVVFEIIEELELSWRGELEITDAIQGLLDRDEPVDSHVVKGWWKDTGKPEDILEANRLILDSLQHRIEGEIEDETSVSGRVELKQGSVIESGAVVRGPVSIGPDTTVADGSYIGPYTSIGESCKVAEARIESSVIVGDSDITTSKRIVDSLIGRGTIIGGAEDMLPEGRRFVVGENSCLFL encoded by the coding sequence ATGAAGGGACTTATATTATCGGGAGGCACAGGCACCCGCCTTCGGCCAATAACTCATACCGGGCCGAAACAGTTGATTCCGGTTGCGAATAAACCAGTCATAGAATACGCTATTAAAGATCTTAAAGCCGCAGGTATCACAGACATTGGAATTGTTCTGGGTAACAAAGGTCGGGATGAAATAAAGCAACTGCTTGGCGACGGGTCAGATTACGGCGTTAAAATAACATACATAATACAGGGAAACCCCCTTGGACTTGCTCACGCTGTCGGTGTCGCCGAAGACTTTGTTGATGGTGATGACTTTGTCGTCTACCTGGGTGACAATATACTTAAAGAGGGGATTAACGACTTGGTTGAGGGATTCAGAAAAAACAGATACACAGCAGGTATAGCGCTCCAAACTGTTGACAACCCCCAAGAGTTCGGTGTCGCTAATCTCGACCAGGACAACAATGTCAAAGAGCTCGTTGAAAAACCGGATAACCCGCCCAGCAAATTCGCATTGATTGGAATCTATCTGTTCTCGCCAGTCGTCTTTGAAATCATCGAAGAACTCGAACTTTCTTGGCGAGGGGAATTGGAAATCACTGACGCGATTCAGGGATTATTGGATCGTGACGAACCTGTCGATTCCCATGTCGTCAAAGGATGGTGGAAAGATACAGGCAAACCGGAGGATATTCTGGAGGCGAACCGCCTCATCCTTGATAGTCTTCAGCACAGAATCGAGGGGGAAATTGAGGATGAGACCAGCGTTTCGGGGAGAGTCGAACTCAAACAAGGGTCGGTAATCGAATCCGGGGCGGTCGTCCGAGGACCGGTTTCAATAGGGCCTGATACAACGGTGGCGGATGGTAGTTACATCGGTCCATACACCTCTATCGGAGAGTCTTGTAAAGTGGCAGAAGCCCGAATCGAGAGCAGCGTAATTGTGGGAGATTCAGATATTACTACATCGAAAAGAATCGTCGATAGTCTCATTGGCCGTGGTACAATTATCGGGGGAGCAGAGGACATGCTCCCGGAGGGTCGCAGATTCGTTGTCGGTGAGAATTCCTGCCTATTCCTGTGA
- the rfbD gene encoding dTDP-4-dehydrorhamnose reductase produces MTVLLLGASGLLGSNVALSLHERGWSTVGTFHTSRPDLPVRCKKCDLTERGEFRTLVEDYEPDFVINCAALTDVDGCERHPERAQSINSQVPDRIARVCEESETDLVHFSTDYVFDGQKTEKYGEQDNPNPIQVYGQTKLQGESAIRGRISDALIIRLSFVHGIHRSSEKWIGFPAWVYSELQSGNAPTLVEDQHVTPTRAIQAADTTLDLMKRDQNGVFHVANRDCVTPYEIGQIVMTEMTAGGKIIKVSREALDTVAARPANSCLDVRKLEQTLGRKQPVLREQTGDLQDYI; encoded by the coding sequence ATGACTGTTTTATTGCTTGGAGCGAGCGGCCTCCTCGGAAGCAATGTCGCACTTAGCCTCCACGAGCGTGGGTGGTCAACCGTCGGGACGTTTCACACGTCCCGCCCCGACCTTCCAGTCCGTTGTAAAAAATGCGATCTGACCGAACGCGGCGAATTTCGCACATTGGTGGAGGATTACGAACCAGACTTCGTAATCAATTGTGCAGCGCTCACCGACGTTGATGGCTGTGAGCGTCATCCGGAACGCGCTCAGAGCATCAATTCACAGGTTCCAGATCGTATCGCCCGGGTATGTGAGGAGTCTGAAACGGATTTAGTTCATTTTTCCACTGACTACGTGTTCGATGGTCAGAAGACCGAAAAATACGGGGAACAGGATAACCCAAATCCGATTCAAGTATATGGCCAAACAAAGCTTCAGGGGGAAAGTGCCATTAGGGGACGAATCTCTGATGCGCTAATTATTCGCCTTTCGTTCGTTCATGGGATCCATCGTTCGTCGGAAAAGTGGATTGGATTCCCTGCTTGGGTTTACTCTGAGTTACAGTCAGGGAACGCTCCAACTCTTGTTGAAGACCAGCACGTTACCCCGACCCGAGCGATACAGGCGGCCGACACAACACTGGACCTTATGAAACGTGACCAGAACGGTGTGTTCCATGTTGCCAACCGAGATTGTGTAACTCCATATGAAATTGGTCAGATCGTCATGACTGAGATGACGGCCGGAGGGAAAATAATCAAAGTATCTCGGGAAGCGCTAGATACGGTTGCCGCTCGACCGGCAAACTCCTGTCTTGATGTGCGGAAATTAGAACAAACACTCGGCCGAAAGCAGCCTGTACTTCGTGAGCAAACTGGTGATCTTCAGGACTATATTTGA
- a CDS encoding NUDIX domain-containing protein — translation MNEEQPISSDDYRVIADNVPIVSVDLLVHTQGGLLLGKRQNEPARGEWFVPGGTVLKGEDRRQAVHRVAQEEMGTDVTIERTLGVYEHSYDAAESDGVHSKQYLATAFVVTPKSRDFTPDEQHVEFRVFDATFPALHDYVWRYINDLRALGYNYS, via the coding sequence ATGAATGAAGAACAGCCGATTTCGTCGGACGATTACCGGGTCATCGCCGACAATGTCCCAATCGTGTCGGTCGATTTACTGGTCCATACCCAGGGGGGACTCCTCTTAGGGAAGCGTCAGAATGAACCGGCACGAGGGGAGTGGTTCGTTCCGGGGGGGACCGTCCTCAAGGGAGAAGATCGTCGCCAAGCAGTTCATCGTGTCGCCCAAGAGGAAATGGGCACGGATGTCACGATTGAACGTACCCTCGGCGTGTATGAACACTCGTACGATGCGGCTGAAAGCGATGGTGTTCATTCCAAGCAGTATTTAGCAACTGCATTCGTTGTTACTCCCAAGAGTCGTGATTTCACCCCTGACGAACAACACGTCGAATTTCGGGTTTTCGATGCCACGTTCCCAGCACTACACGACTACGTCTGGAGATATATAAACGACTTACGGGCTCTCGGATATAACTACTCATGA
- a CDS encoding GDP-mannose 4,6-dehydratase encodes MSRGMKITIGYSDQRQLIGGATVRVRVLRTYDTRTHVGRYSVLRNNNSPIQSVWTRAATRVRTPAFVEQIVNGDVPIVYDEGTQTRCFTYIDDFVEGLLRAATNEAGRNQVFNLGNTRETEIAELANLVLEIAGHSGREPKYIDTNELYGDAYEDLDRRVPDVSKADRLLDWQAETSLETGIERVIEWGKKHYT; translated from the coding sequence ATGTCCCGTGGGATGAAGATAACGATCGGATACTCGGACCAGCGTCAATTGATAGGTGGAGCCACAGTACGAGTAAGGGTTTTGCGAACATATGATACAAGGACTCATGTCGGCAGATACTCCGTTCTCCGCAACAATAATTCGCCCATTCAATCTGTATGGACCAGGGCAGCGACCCGCGTTCGTACTCCTGCGTTCGTTGAGCAGATAGTCAACGGAGATGTCCCTATCGTGTACGACGAAGGAACACAGACGCGGTGTTTCACATATATCGATGACTTCGTCGAGGGACTGCTACGAGCGGCGACAAACGAGGCGGGCCGGAATCAAGTGTTCAACCTAGGTAACACTCGAGAAACGGAGATTGCAGAGCTCGCGAATCTCGTCCTTGAGATTGCGGGTCACTCTGGTAGGGAGCCAAAATATATAGATACGAATGAACTCTATGGAGACGCTTACGAGGATCTTGATCGTCGAGTCCCCGATGTGTCAAAAGCCGATCGACTGCTTGACTGGCAGGCAGAAACGTCACTAGAAACGGGTATAGAACGCGTTATTGAGTGGGGAAAAAAACACTACACATGA
- a CDS encoding NAD-dependent epimerase/dehydratase family protein has product MSDRILVTGAAGFVGTHVVVELINRGDDTIVTATDIQNSPPDRYSHHLGDRLRYRQGDITDEDFVNDLLSENFDYIFHLAAVVGVNEYVENPLYLTDVNIIATRNILNRIRDEDVRFVFASTSEVYGKNPDVPWDEDNDRILGPASIDRWSHSTSKGFANI; this is encoded by the coding sequence ATGAGTGATCGTATCTTAGTGACCGGCGCTGCTGGGTTCGTGGGCACCCACGTTGTTGTGGAATTGATTAATCGGGGAGATGATACCATCGTTACGGCCACAGACATTCAAAATTCGCCACCAGACCGATACAGCCACCACCTCGGTGACCGTCTAAGATATCGCCAAGGCGATATAACAGATGAAGATTTTGTGAATGACTTACTCTCCGAGAACTTCGATTATATTTTCCACCTTGCCGCTGTCGTCGGTGTCAATGAGTACGTCGAAAATCCGTTATACCTCACTGATGTTAATATTATTGCTACGAGAAACATCCTTAATAGAATTCGTGATGAGGATGTGAGATTTGTTTTTGCGAGCACAAGCGAAGTGTACGGGAAGAATCCCGATGTCCCGTGGGATGAAGATAACGATCGGATACTCGGACCAGCGTCAATTGATAGGTGGAGCCACAGTACGAGTAAGGGTTTTGCGAACATATGA
- a CDS encoding nucleotide sugar dehydrogenase — MSIPKEAEFSDVCIVGMGYVGCSLATVLAESGVQIQGLDIDEQIVERINRGECPIREDGITNLFETYAQEGRITATSSYDALADCSRIIVTVGTPLAESDPDLSAVKATTKAIALNLNSDDLLVYRSTLPAGVTEETIVPLLETHSTLRPGIDYALAFCPERMAEGSAYNDLTSLPVVVGGYTDSCIERVEEFWEGLGNETVSVSSPTTAELTKLADNWWIDLNIALANEIALLAEELGVDALEVIQAANTLPKGDNNVNILYPGAGVGGSCLVKDPWFIAKLGEKHGLELQTPRTSRAINEKMPDHVVDLVAQSVADTSGASVAVLGYAFKKGTDDTRNTPAKAIVEGLQKVDVEIEISDPFVTSTTIESEVGISPQGFRKHWRVRMQSCSSQGTRSTTL; from the coding sequence ATGAGTATACCAAAAGAAGCTGAGTTCTCCGATGTCTGTATTGTCGGGATGGGATACGTTGGTTGTTCCCTTGCGACAGTTCTCGCTGAATCTGGGGTACAAATTCAGGGATTAGACATTGATGAACAGATTGTTGAGAGAATAAATCGTGGTGAATGTCCTATCCGGGAAGACGGGATAACCAACTTGTTTGAGACGTATGCCCAAGAGGGACGTATCACCGCCACGTCATCGTACGACGCCCTTGCAGATTGTTCGCGGATAATCGTCACTGTTGGGACACCGTTAGCAGAATCAGACCCTGATCTGTCTGCTGTGAAAGCTACCACGAAGGCAATCGCCCTCAACCTTAATTCGGACGATCTCCTGGTTTACCGGAGTACGCTGCCAGCAGGAGTGACGGAAGAGACGATTGTTCCTCTTCTTGAGACACATTCGACGTTACGGCCTGGAATTGATTACGCCCTTGCATTTTGTCCCGAACGGATGGCGGAAGGGAGTGCGTATAACGACCTCACGTCGCTTCCAGTAGTCGTTGGTGGTTACACGGACTCATGCATAGAGCGTGTTGAGGAGTTCTGGGAGGGTTTGGGCAACGAAACTGTCTCGGTATCTAGTCCGACAACGGCGGAACTAACCAAACTCGCCGACAACTGGTGGATTGACCTCAACATCGCGTTAGCGAACGAGATCGCGCTCTTAGCAGAAGAGTTGGGGGTTGATGCACTTGAAGTGATTCAGGCAGCAAACACTTTGCCGAAAGGCGATAATAATGTGAACATCCTTTATCCGGGTGCAGGCGTAGGGGGGAGTTGCCTTGTTAAAGACCCTTGGTTCATCGCAAAACTTGGAGAAAAGCACGGACTTGAGTTGCAGACTCCGCGTACCTCCCGTGCAATTAACGAGAAGATGCCAGACCATGTGGTTGATTTAGTAGCACAATCCGTTGCAGACACGAGCGGGGCATCTGTAGCCGTTCTCGGGTACGCGTTTAAAAAGGGGACAGACGATACGAGAAACACTCCAGCCAAAGCAATTGTTGAAGGTCTGCAGAAAGTCGACGTTGAGATCGAAATCTCAGATCCGTTCGTTACTTCCACAACTATCGAATCTGAGGTGGGAATCTCTCCTCAAGGCTTCCGGAAGCACTGGAGGGTGCGGATGCAGTCGTGCTCGTCACAGGGCACGAGGAGTACCACTCTCTAA